The Fibrobacter sp. UWB15 sequence AAGACGACGTGCTCGCTGCTTGCAAGTCGGTGGAAAAGGCCCTCAAGGACCTGCACGCCTGCTTGGACCGCAACCGTATCTTCCTCGACCGTACCGTGGGCGTCGGCAAGATTTCTGCCGAACGCGCTATCAGCTACGGCTGGACTGGTCCGTGTCTCCGTGCGACGGGTGTCGAAAGCGACCTCCGCAAGGACGAACCTTACTACGACTACGAAACCTACGACTGGGAAGTCGTGGTGGGAACCCAGGGCGATGCCAACGACCGCCTGCAGGTGCGCCTTGCCGAAATTGAAGAATCTGTGAAGATTGTGCGCCAGGCCCTGAAGCGCCTCGCTCCAGGCCCGGTCGACATTGTCGACCCACGCATCCGCGTGCCAGCGCACAAGCTTGCCTACCAGGACATGGAAGCCCTTATCGGCCGCTTCAAGAGCGTGTACGAAGGTGTGCGCGTGCCCGAAGGCGAATACTACTGCGCAAGCGAATGCGCGAACGGCGAACTCGGCTTTACCATCGTAAGCGATGGCAGCGGCCACCCCTACCGCATCAAGGTGCGTTCCCCGTCGTTTGCCCATGTGTCTGCATTTAACGAACTGGTCGAAGGCCTGACCCTTGCCGACTCCATGGCAACTCTGCCTGGCCTCAACATGATTGCTGGAGAACTTGACCGATGACACAACATATTCAAGGTGCAGTTCAGTTTGTATCGAATAACCATTTGAAGTTCGACGGCCCGAGCGAAGCGATTCCCGCTCTCCCGGATCCGGGTCAGACTTTTGGCTACGTGAACAAGCCTGTTCCGCAGCCCGCTCCGAAGGAAGTGCTCGCCAAGCTCGACACTCCCGAAATCAAGGAACGTTGCGCCGACTTGCTCAGCCGCTATCCGGTGGGCCAGGGCGCTTTGCTTGAAGTCCTTTGGCTGGTGCAGGGCGTGTTCGGCTGGGTGCCGACTGAAGGTATCCGCTGGGCGGCAAACGTTTGCGGTTGCGCTCCGGCTCATGCTCTTGGCGTTGCCACTTTCTATACCATGTACAACCACGCTCCCAAGGGCAAGTTCCTGTTGCAGTTCTGCCGCAACATCAGCTGCGCTATCAAGGGTGCCCAGCCGCTTATCAAGTATGTGGAAAACAAGCTTGGCGTTAAGTCCGGCGAAACCACTCCCGATGGCATGTTTACCGTGCTCCAGGTGGAATGCCTGGGTAGCTGCGGCAACGGCCCGATGATGCTGGTGAACGATGACTTCGCCACCGACGTGGTCGACGGTCAGCTCAAGATGAAGCGCGGTACGACTCTTACCGAAGCAAGCATCGATCGCATTATCGACTGGTGCAAGGCCCATGCGAATAACGTGCCGAAGCACGACGTACTCGGCGGCACAGTGAAGGGCCACGGTGGCCATCCCGGTGCTCCGGGTGCTACGGCCAAGCCGCAGGTCGCTGACTACGCTCCGCCTTCTCCGGTGCTTAACGTGAAGGCCGAAGCCGACGAAAACGGTGCGACCCTCACCTGGAAGGGCGCTCCCGAATTCACGAAGATTGTCGTCGAAAAGAAGAACGGCAATGACTGGGTCGCCGTGGGCGAGCCCGGCGTGAAGGACAAGGCTTTCGTCGATGCAAACGGCAAGGCGGGCGATGTGTATCGCATGATTGCAACTTCCGGTGAACGTACGGCAAAGCCTTCCAAGGAAGCCGTTACCACCCAGAAACCGGCTCCGGTTGAGGAGGCTAAGTAATTATGGCTGAAGTAGTAAAAGTTTGTACGCAAAACTTTGGCAAGGGTGCTCAGGACATCGAAGTCTACAAGAAGCTGGGCGGCTATGCGAACATTTCGGATCGCTTGTTCAACATGAGCCAGTTCGAAGTGATTGACTACGTGCAGCGTTCCGGCCTGCGTGGCCGTGGCGGTGCAGGCTTCCCGACCGGCATGAAGTGGAGCTTTGTTCCGCGCAATTCCGGC is a genomic window containing:
- a CDS encoding NAD(P)H-dependent oxidoreductase subunit E — translated: MTQHIQGAVQFVSNNHLKFDGPSEAIPALPDPGQTFGYVNKPVPQPAPKEVLAKLDTPEIKERCADLLSRYPVGQGALLEVLWLVQGVFGWVPTEGIRWAANVCGCAPAHALGVATFYTMYNHAPKGKFLLQFCRNISCAIKGAQPLIKYVENKLGVKSGETTPDGMFTVLQVECLGSCGNGPMMLVNDDFATDVVDGQLKMKRGTTLTEASIDRIIDWCKAHANNVPKHDVLGGTVKGHGGHPGAPGATAKPQVADYAPPSPVLNVKAEADENGATLTWKGAPEFTKIVVEKKNGNDWVAVGEPGVKDKAFVDANGKAGDVYRMIATSGERTAKPSKEAVTTQKPAPVEEAK
- a CDS encoding NADH-quinone oxidoreductase subunit D encodes the protein MIVLDPNGEKMNLMALNVGPTHPATHHCVRLLAALDGETIVAGVHEIGFMHRGFEKMVERGTWQQVIPYTDRLNYCSAMMNNIAFCRAVENMYGIEIPERCKVLRVIVNELSRINDHFICTAAAFQDLGGTTPFMYAFNPREEIMLIWEKLTGARLTNSFARIGGLYRDSYDGFEDDVLAACKSVEKALKDLHACLDRNRIFLDRTVGVGKISAERAISYGWTGPCLRATGVESDLRKDEPYYDYETYDWEVVVGTQGDANDRLQVRLAEIEESVKIVRQALKRLAPGPVDIVDPRIRVPAHKLAYQDMEALIGRFKSVYEGVRVPEGEYYCASECANGELGFTIVSDGSGHPYRIKVRSPSFAHVSAFNELVEGLTLADSMATLPGLNMIAGELDR